The Winogradskyella schleiferi genome has a window encoding:
- a CDS encoding T9SS type A sorting domain-containing protein: MMNTIYTIKNQLILVLALVLSFSTLGQEAIPFNCDYNAYLFQYNDVYAIDLASGNSYQVAQDVTPGDINATAYNPADGFIWGSLKSPAKTIVRIGKDFSTTTFYIDELPTNNRYVGDVSSDGIYYLKGSGTTYYKIDLDPASTNYKQHQSTETLSQNISIHDWAFNAVDGQIYAVAKSSNILYRINPENGQVAALGEVPILSGLSYTYGAVYFDNEGRFYISANETGTIYAIQAVQTVETVADIESNLFAFGPSSASNDGARCPTAPVLQEICDNGIDDDGDGLIDCEDPSCSGFGMCDVIAPPTSSSNAGGLESNNRLSEQINARNFKRAKTGYKFDAARAPRAIKGMRYASRNSNSNFTLQDFVPLESINEDEAVEASPSDLIGITNATEIYALDYLKNGTSVASVLALKTENGVYEHTKYICDRLLGAELISVSTIDINGQQFIKSIIRNEDGTYEFVLSLSAKVINNDTNFAIESHWNLDQYEENVTFYNFQIWSNTIDDLYTLGQEVLNLLTIEKPITSYNNSTPPTVFVRKGGYTNGGLDLQIINTNGTESVTLNAGYRTTETEAFGNLNSTINLNGNYITNVRVDTGNLFDIGFRIGDGVATPDDLFMSDGPWGIDASQEGTDVSLYNVTTNTTEYETSDFPIERNVVLEAITDSYVATYRALTPRFKAVDVTDYNSFKFDASGTGQLEITFVKESITNWEAQYKTTVSLIGTSQEFTVEFGDLQNNTTEMAELNDVVTIVFTMVAENGTLTSKSLHLNQLRFSQSSALSVSDIETEVATLSVYPNPMTTKATLNFTMQKSESVQFVMYNQLGKQIQSKTYNAVQGRNSITINRGNLSSGLYFCKIVNNQNNFYPLKLIVN; encoded by the coding sequence ATGATGAATACAATTTACACTATTAAAAATCAATTAATTTTAGTCTTAGCACTAGTATTAAGTTTCAGCACACTAGGACAAGAGGCTATTCCTTTTAATTGTGATTATAATGCTTATTTATTTCAGTATAATGATGTCTATGCCATTGACTTAGCCTCTGGAAATTCTTATCAAGTAGCGCAAGATGTAACACCTGGAGATATTAATGCCACAGCCTATAATCCTGCAGACGGATTTATTTGGGGTTCACTAAAATCTCCAGCTAAGACAATAGTTAGAATTGGTAAAGATTTTAGCACAACAACTTTTTATATAGATGAATTACCGACCAACAATCGTTATGTTGGTGATGTAAGTTCAGATGGTATCTATTACTTAAAAGGAAGCGGAACAACATATTATAAAATAGACTTAGATCCAGCGTCTACTAACTATAAGCAACACCAATCTACAGAAACTTTATCTCAAAATATAAGTATTCATGATTGGGCTTTTAACGCTGTGGATGGTCAGATTTATGCTGTGGCGAAAAGTTCAAATATCTTATATAGGATAAATCCTGAAAATGGGCAAGTTGCCGCTTTAGGAGAGGTACCAATTTTATCTGGTTTGAGTTATACTTATGGAGCTGTTTATTTTGACAACGAAGGTCGTTTTTATATCTCTGCAAATGAAACAGGAACCATATACGCTATCCAAGCAGTTCAAACCGTAGAAACAGTAGCAGATATTGAATCTAACCTTTTTGCTTTTGGGCCTTCGAGCGCAAGTAATGACGGAGCGCGTTGCCCAACAGCACCAGTTTTACAAGAAATTTGTGATAATGGTATTGATGATGATGGTGATGGATTAATAGATTGTGAAGACCCATCATGTTCAGGTTTTGGAATGTGTGATGTTATAGCACCGCCAACATCCAGCTCTAATGCTGGTGGATTAGAAAGTAACAATAGATTATCTGAGCAAATCAATGCACGTAATTTTAAAAGAGCAAAAACAGGTTACAAATTTGATGCGGCAAGAGCACCACGAGCAATAAAGGGAATGCGCTACGCAAGTAGAAATTCAAATTCAAATTTCACCTTGCAGGATTTTGTGCCACTTGAATCCATTAATGAAGATGAGGCTGTAGAAGCATCACCCTCAGATTTAATAGGCATAACAAATGCTACTGAAATCTATGCTTTAGATTATTTAAAGAACGGAACTTCGGTTGCTTCAGTGTTAGCTTTAAAAACAGAAAACGGTGTATATGAGCATACGAAGTATATCTGTGATCGTTTATTGGGAGCGGAGTTAATTTCAGTATCTACCATAGATATTAATGGGCAGCAGTTTATAAAATCGATTATTAGAAACGAAGATGGTACGTATGAGTTTGTATTAAGCCTTTCAGCTAAAGTGATTAATAATGATACTAATTTTGCTATAGAAAGCCATTGGAATTTAGATCAATACGAAGAAAATGTCACATTTTATAATTTCCAGATTTGGTCTAATACCATAGATGATTTGTACACCTTAGGACAAGAAGTACTAAATCTATTAACTATAGAAAAGCCTATAACGAGTTATAATAACTCTACACCACCAACTGTCTTTGTGAGAAAAGGAGGCTATACCAATGGAGGGTTAGATCTCCAGATTATAAATACAAATGGAACAGAGAGTGTTACCTTAAACGCTGGTTACAGAACAACAGAAACGGAAGCTTTTGGCAACCTTAATTCTACCATTAATCTAAACGGAAATTACATCACCAATGTGAGAGTAGATACAGGAAACCTTTTTGATATAGGCTTTAGAATTGGTGATGGCGTGGCAACACCAGACGATCTATTTATGTCCGATGGTCCTTGGGGAATTGACGCTTCACAAGAAGGGACAGATGTTAGTCTGTATAATGTTACTACAAATACCACTGAGTATGAAACTTCGGACTTTCCAATAGAGCGAAATGTAGTATTAGAAGCAATTACTGACAGCTATGTAGCGACCTATAGAGCATTAACACCAAGATTTAAAGCTGTAGATGTTACAGATTACAACAGTTTTAAATTTGATGCCAGTGGTACAGGTCAGTTAGAAATTACATTTGTAAAGGAAAGTATTACTAATTGGGAAGCACAGTATAAAACAACGGTTAGCTTAATCGGTACATCGCAGGAATTCACAGTAGAGTTTGGAGATTTACAAAACAATACCACTGAGATGGCAGAATTAAATGATGTAGTTACTATAGTCTTTACAATGGTGGCTGAAAATGGAACCTTGACATCAAAATCATTACACTTAAATCAATTACGTTTCTCACAAAGCAGTGCGTTGTCCGTAAGTGATATTGAAACAGAAGTAGCAACATTATCTGTCTATCCTAACCCAATGACAACAAAAGCTACTCTGAATTTTACAATGCAGAAAAGTGAATCCGTACAATTTGTAATGTATAATCAGTTAGGTAAGCAAATACAATCTAAAACTTATAATGCTGTACAAGGTAGAAACAGCATCACTATAAATAGAGGCAACTTAAGCTCTGGCTTATACTTCTGTAAAATCGTTAATAATCAGAATAATTTTTATCCCTTAAAATTGATTGTTAATTAA
- a CDS encoding LytR/AlgR family response regulator transcription factor: protein MNCIIIDDEATARAIIGQLCTNVPSLNLLEEFPNAMQAIKYLNSNAIDLIFLDIHMPDFTGFDFIDTIKNPPKIILTTSDPNFAIQAFGYDCIVDYLVKPITPERFQKAIDKAEAIKPAAPVEKAASSSQVETSSGNDLYVNIDRRLIKIDIPSIYLVEAKGDYIQVKTEDKNYTVHSTLKKIEEKLPDSLFLKIHRSYIINVDKIIDIEDNSVLIKKDVIPVSRSNRPELMKRLNLL, encoded by the coding sequence ATGAATTGTATTATTATCGATGACGAAGCTACGGCTAGAGCTATTATTGGACAGCTTTGTACCAATGTTCCTAGTTTAAATTTGTTAGAGGAGTTTCCTAATGCAATGCAAGCCATAAAATATTTGAATTCTAATGCCATTGATTTAATCTTTTTGGATATCCATATGCCGGATTTTACCGGTTTCGATTTTATAGATACTATTAAAAATCCACCTAAAATTATTCTAACAACATCAGATCCAAATTTTGCGATTCAAGCTTTTGGTTACGATTGTATTGTTGATTATTTAGTGAAACCAATAACTCCAGAGCGATTTCAAAAAGCGATTGATAAAGCGGAAGCAATTAAGCCCGCAGCACCAGTTGAAAAGGCAGCATCGTCAAGTCAAGTGGAAACGAGTTCTGGTAATGATCTGTATGTGAATATTGATAGACGTCTTATTAAAATAGATATCCCAAGTATTTATTTAGTGGAAGCAAAAGGTGACTATATCCAAGTAAAAACTGAAGATAAAAACTACACAGTCCATTCGACACTAAAGAAAATTGAAGAAAAATTGCCAGATAGTTTGTTCTTAAAAATCCATCGCTCTTATATAATCAATGTCGATAAAATTATTGATATTGAAGACAATAGTGTATTGATTAAAAAAGATGTGATTCCTGTAAGTCGTTCTAACCGACCAGAATTAATGAAACGTTTGAACTTGCTTTAA
- a CDS encoding Hpt domain-containing protein, with protein MEQPNLSYIHSMSGGDKAFEQKLIGIIKSEFPEEKKVYFDNIEAKNFKLTAENVHKLKHKISILGLEKSYGVAVNYENNLIDGQTEGRTDFESILQIMTDFLKTL; from the coding sequence ATGGAACAGCCTAATTTATCATATATACATAGTATGTCTGGAGGCGACAAAGCCTTTGAGCAAAAGTTAATAGGTATAATTAAATCTGAATTTCCAGAGGAAAAGAAGGTGTATTTTGATAATATTGAAGCAAAGAACTTCAAACTTACGGCAGAGAATGTTCATAAACTTAAACATAAAATTAGTATTTTAGGCCTTGAGAAAAGTTATGGTGTTGCTGTCAATTATGAAAATAATCTCATTGATGGTCAAACGGAAGGTAGAACAGATTTTGAATCTATTCTGCAAATCATGACTGATTTTTTAAAGACCTTATAA
- a CDS encoding tetratricopeptide repeat protein produces the protein MKTLKSLIYSTAFLFVFSATAQDMKKGFTYLETGKYAQAESFFSTILKDYPDNKTARLCYGRAIGLNGKAQEANDLFTDLLKDYPNDFEVKLNYGESLLWNNNFKAARVYYKALVAEDPKSFAALLGYANTLSNLKAYEDALTMVNNALEVSPGNPNAMISKKYIYLGYAYQNQQAQNYDKAEILLTKNLEIFGDDKDTLLNLANLYLIWNKLDSAKSIYNRLAEQPEHKIIAQNGLALVEHLNGKEKKALGLSTQAYNSLNENTDQNITKQTTERYAQALIWNKKFKAATNLIDTLITENPNKNWVLALRATLNIYKSNFKKSLTDYNQILENDSTSFDGNLGKANVLKALGYTDEAYTSAENTLKFYDNQKDATNFINQLNNSFAPYLESSASHTFDNGDNKAFSFNSNVVFPLSTKLAILGNYNYRTTNNTITNNSATSNNLSLGLSYKLIPSITFKGTAGMTSAKAESEDYTQLLTDLSFNIKSFKLQTLDIGYKRQIESFNADLLDRELVQNNYYANYNLGTNFNLGWFTQLMHTSQNDGNKRNLLFTSLYYNLLPKPALKVGVNYQYITFKEQVPTIYFSPEKFNVYEVFMNVIKNEDSAKPKSWFYNLTAAYGYQFIEDDEKQSTYRFQGALGYKFSERSLLNLYGTHSNIASATAAGFTFTEIGLRFKWLFL, from the coding sequence AATCCTTCTTTAGTACAATTCTAAAAGACTATCCAGATAATAAAACCGCAAGACTTTGTTATGGACGTGCTATAGGACTTAATGGAAAAGCACAAGAAGCGAATGATTTATTCACGGACTTATTGAAAGATTACCCAAATGATTTTGAAGTCAAACTAAATTACGGAGAGTCCTTATTATGGAACAACAACTTTAAAGCTGCTAGAGTCTATTATAAAGCTTTAGTTGCTGAGGATCCAAAAAGTTTTGCCGCTCTTTTGGGTTATGCGAACACGCTATCAAATTTAAAAGCATACGAAGATGCCTTAACTATGGTCAATAACGCTTTAGAGGTGTCACCAGGAAACCCAAATGCCATGATTTCTAAAAAATATATTTACTTAGGTTATGCCTATCAAAACCAACAAGCGCAGAACTACGATAAAGCTGAAATACTTTTAACCAAAAATCTCGAAATCTTCGGAGACGATAAAGACACATTACTCAATTTAGCCAATCTCTATTTAATTTGGAACAAACTAGACAGTGCCAAATCAATATATAATAGGTTAGCAGAACAACCAGAACATAAAATTATTGCCCAAAACGGTTTGGCTTTAGTAGAACATCTTAATGGTAAAGAAAAGAAAGCTTTAGGTCTAAGTACTCAAGCTTATAACAGTCTTAACGAGAACACAGACCAAAACATTACGAAACAAACCACAGAACGTTATGCACAAGCATTAATCTGGAATAAAAAATTTAAGGCAGCTACCAACTTAATTGATACTTTAATCACTGAAAATCCAAATAAAAACTGGGTCTTAGCATTACGAGCAACTTTAAACATTTACAAAAGTAATTTCAAAAAGAGTTTAACCGATTACAACCAGATATTAGAAAACGACAGCACGTCTTTTGATGGTAACCTCGGAAAAGCCAATGTTCTTAAAGCCTTAGGCTATACAGACGAGGCTTATACTTCAGCAGAAAACACGTTAAAGTTTTACGATAACCAAAAAGATGCCACTAACTTTATTAACCAATTAAACAATAGCTTTGCCCCATATTTGGAATCTAGCGCATCACATACGTTTGATAATGGCGACAATAAAGCCTTTTCATTTAATAGTAATGTTGTGTTTCCATTGTCTACTAAGTTAGCCATTTTAGGAAACTACAATTACCGAACCACCAATAATACCATCACTAACAATAGTGCTACCTCTAACAATCTTTCTTTAGGTTTATCTTATAAATTAATACCAAGCATTACCTTTAAAGGCACTGCAGGTATGACGTCCGCGAAAGCAGAATCTGAAGATTATACGCAACTGCTAACCGATCTTTCTTTTAACATTAAATCTTTTAAATTACAAACCTTAGATATTGGTTACAAAAGACAGATTGAAAGTTTTAATGCTGATCTCTTAGATAGAGAATTAGTACAAAACAATTATTACGCTAATTATAATTTAGGGACTAATTTTAACTTGGGTTGGTTTACACAATTGATGCACACCTCTCAAAACGATGGTAATAAAAGAAACCTATTATTCACCTCTCTTTACTATAACTTATTACCAAAACCAGCTCTAAAAGTGGGTGTTAATTACCAATACATTACGTTTAAGGAACAAGTGCCTACTATTTACTTTAGTCCTGAAAAGTTCAATGTGTATGAAGTATTTATGAATGTCATTAAAAATGAAGACAGTGCCAAACCTAAATCATGGTTTTATAATTTAACGGCTGCTTATGGTTATCAATTTATTGAAGACGATGAAAAACAAAGTACCTACCGTTTCCAAGGCGCGTTAGGCTATAAATTCTCAGAGCGTAGTTTATTAAATTTGTATGGTACGCATAGTAATATTGCTTCAGCTACTGCTGCTGGTTTTACGTTTACTGAAATTGGGTTACGGTTTAAGTGGCTGTTTTTATAG